CGACATGGTGAAGCTCGGCGACTATGGTCGTCGGTTCCCATCGGAGCTATCGGGTGGTCAGCAGCAGCGCGTCGCCCTCGCGCGCGCACTCGTATACCGCCCCAAGGTTCTCTTAATGGATGAGCCGCTTGGAGCGCTCGATAAGAAACTCCGCGAATGGCTCCAGATTGAGATCAAGCGAATTCACCACGAGGTGGGTTCCACCTTCGTCTTCGTCACTCACGACCAAGAAGAGGCGTTGTCCATGTCCGACAGAATCGCGGTGTTCAACGAAGGAAAAATCGAGCAAGTCGGCACAGGCGTGGAATTGTATGAGCACCCTGAGACGCTCTTTGTAGGGCGGTTCCTGGGAGAATCAACTGTGATCACCGGGGAGTCTTCAGCGACATCCAACGACGGAACCGAGCTGGTACATGAGGGTCATCGCATCGTGGTACCTGGGCAAATCAGCGCGTCCAAGCAGGTCATCCTGGTGCGTCCGGAGAACCTCTCGCTCGAGCCGACGGCCGATTCGGCCGTCGCTCCAGGAGTGTCGAGAAATGCACTTCCGGTCCAGGTCTATGCAGCCACCTATCTCGGGATCGGCTGGCGCTACGACGTGACGTTGCCCAACGGCGACCGCGGTGTCGTGCGATCGGCACACTCGGCCTCGCGGTTTGGTGTTGGCGAATCGGCGCTCATGACCTGGCGTCCCGAAAACGGGGTTCTTCTGGAGGACTTGCCCCAGTCCTAGATCCTCGATTAATGGTGAGAAACGAGTGGGGGTCCGCACGGAGTTATGTGCGGACCCCACTCGTTTCTACGCGGAAGGACTTAGGACCCGGTTGCCAAGTCGATCGCATGTGCCGCGCGTTCGCCGGTACGAAGCGCGCCTTCCATCAACCCCGCAAATTCGAGATCGATGTATTCGCCTGCAAAATAGAGGCGACCGTGAGGGGCTTCGAGCGCGTCTGCATGCTCTTGCATGAAACCGGGCCCGTGCGCGGTGTAGCCACCTTTTGAAAGCGGGTCAAACGGCCATGCCGTGACAACCGGCTCCTTATCTGCGAACGGAAGGTCGGGGCGCAATTGGGCCACTCGAGTGGCCCATTCTGTCGGGCCCTCATCAATGCGAAGGTCTCGTAGATGGTCAATTTCCGCACCGAAACAATTGAGAACCGGTGCTACCTGCCCATCTTCAGCGATAGCAGTCCAGGTCCAAAAGCGGTCGCTCACCGACATGACGGCGCTGGTTTCCGGACCTTCGACCAGCTCTAGATGTAGTTTTGCTGCATTACCTTGGACGACGTGGTCGAGGGCCGCCACCTTCCAGTCGGGGAGCTCGAGCAGTGGTGACTCACGATCGTTCAGGATTCCAAAGGGTAGCGCGACGACTGCGAAGTCAAACCTCTCGCTCTCACCG
This DNA window, taken from Gulosibacter molinativorax, encodes the following:
- a CDS encoding ABC transporter ATP-binding protein; protein product: MIAPRNKRVQDESTTLDTQGVKQQIRDLDYDTTAVETIARSGISLRGVTKRYGTATVVEDIDLEIEAGEFMTFLGPSGSGKTTTLNMIAGFTDVTEGDLFIHGKPVAKLPAHKRDLGVVFQNYALFPHMTVAENVAYPLKRRKVNKSEQADRVKTTLDMVKLGDYGRRFPSELSGGQQQRVALARALVYRPKVLLMDEPLGALDKKLREWLQIEIKRIHHEVGSTFVFVTHDQEEALSMSDRIAVFNEGKIEQVGTGVELYEHPETLFVGRFLGESTVITGESSATSNDGTELVHEGHRIVVPGQISASKQVILVRPENLSLEPTADSAVAPGVSRNALPVQVYAATYLGIGWRYDVTLPNGDRGVVRSAHSASRFGVGESALMTWRPENGVLLEDLPQS